The proteins below are encoded in one region of Penicillium psychrofluorescens genome assembly, chromosome: 4:
- a CDS encoding uncharacterized protein (ID:PFLUO_006650-T1.cds;~source:funannotate), with translation MTSRAWADGPWPLIETPSKTQDVSKHAAIYIANEMACTHNCMIRGLNSIYLQAEQVQKPADIEDFLGFIKFWANWVSDHHILEEEEMFPGFEKAIGIASFLGNNVEQHHAFQSQLQNLLTYGASTKPGSYDASTLRGIVENLAPSFHQHLSNEIDSLLSMQPYNGEALLKVYKQCVASATKQDKALVAEYQEPSVWVSPLAGKPL, from the exons ATGACAAGCCGCGCATGGGCGGATGGGCCGTGGCCACTCATCGAAACCCCATCCAAAACTCAGGATGTG TCAAAACACGCTGCGATTTACATCGCGAACGAAATGGCCTGCACTCATAATTGTATGATCCGCGGCCTAAACAGTATCTACTTGCAGGCCGAACAAGTCCAAAAGCCAGCCGACATTGAGGATTTTCTCGGTTTTATAAAATTCTGGGCAAACTGGGTATCCGATCACCACATCctagaagaggaagagatgTTTCCAGGTTTTGAGAAAGCTATTGGTATCGCTAGCTTCCTGGGAAACAACGTGGAGCAGCATCATGCATTTCAGTCACAGCTGCAAAACCTCCTGACATATGGGGCCAGCACTAAACCCGGATCCTACGATGCCTCAACCCTCCGTGGAATCGTTGAGAACTTGGCGCCCAGTTTTCACCAGCATCTAAGCAACGAGATCGATAGCCTTCTCTCAATGCAGCCTTATAATGGGGAGGCTTTGCTAAAAGTGTACAAGCAGTGTGTAGCCTCTGCGACGAAACAAGACAAG GCCTTAGTTGCCGAGTACCAAGAGCCCAGTGTCTGGGTATCTCCACTCGCGGGAAAACCGTTATag
- a CDS encoding uncharacterized protein (ID:PFLUO_006651-T1.cds;~source:funannotate), which produces MFSVLACKVKQNAPYCHTFLEIVYHRYGAPTHLVFIFFALMTNILVASQLLLGGSAVVTALTGMNVYAAVFLIPLGVCIYVVLGGLRATFLCDYTHTIIVMIIILYFMFSAYSTNDMIGSPSRMYDLLEAASVERPVDGNTDGSYLTLKSNYGLIFGVIQLCSGMGTVFLDQGYWQRAIASRPSSAVRAYIMGGFAWFAVPFGFATTLGLAAVALTNNPNYPTYPNNMTSSQISSGLAAPFGAAALAGKQGAIALLLTLFMAVTSSSSSELIAVSSILTFDVYKMYIKPSATPEQLIFVSHVMICVFGVVMACFACLWNGIGIDLGWLFLVMGLLIGGAVFPAAFTVLWKGQTRLGAISGAIGGLIAGLTAWLVEAKVHYGTISVETTGGSYPTLAGNMAGVLTGLILTLTISWLKPDDFDWEKTRAINAPGPGRPQPGAEEDSVNVPNESGPQAARDEEKDTLEDLAITDDPKTLQKTFIVAVTLSGILSFIMDFVIPIPMFLSHYIFSRNFFTAWVVISFIWVFCAFFLCGILPIVETRSFWRRLPKLLFQKGKGKPDVVYGQGSDDGSSELVAPTSKA; this is translated from the exons ATGTTCTCCGTGCTCGCTTGCAAGGTCAAGCAGAACGCACCTTATTGCCATACCTTCCTGGAGATCGTATATCACCGCTACGGCGCACCAACGCACCTTGTATTCATATTCTTCGCTCTCATGACCAATATACTCGTCGCAAGTCAGCTGCTACTCGGTGGTAGCGCGGTCGTCACGGCTCTAACCGGTATGAACGTCTACGCAGCTGTGTTTTTGATCCCTCTCGGTGTCTGCATTTACGTCGTTCTCGGTGGTCTACGAGCCACTTTTCTCT GTGACTACACACATACCATAATcgtcatgatcatcatcctctaCTTCATGTTCAGCGCTTACTCGACCAATGACATGATTGGCTCACCATCCCGGATGTATGATCTACTGGAAGCGGCGTCAGTCGAGCGTCCCGTGGACGGCAACACAGATGGATCCTATCTCACGCTGAAGTCTAACTATGGCCTGATTTTCGGTGTCATTCAGCTGTGCTCTGGTATGGGCACCGTGTTCCTCGACCAGGGATATTGGCAGCGAGCCATCGCCAGTCGACCATCGAGTGCGGTCCGCGCTTATATCATGGGCGGCTTTGCCTGGTTTGCCGTTCCCTTCGGCTTTGCTACCACTCTAGGGCTCGCCGCTGTTGCCTTGACGAATAACCCTAATTACCCAACTTACCCCAACAACATGACCAGCAGCCAGATCTCATCCGGCCTCGCAGCTCCATTTGGTGCGGCTGCGTTGGCTGGAAAACAAGGGGCAATAGCATTGCTCCTAACCCTCTTCATGGCTGTgacatcttcgtcatcatcagagCTGATAGCTGTCTCGTCGATCCTGACATTTGATGTCTACAAAATGTACATCAAACCCTCAGCTACGCCTGAACAGTTGATATTTGTCTCGCATGTTATGATCTGTGTCTTTGGGGTGGTCATGGCCTGCTTTGCCTGTTTGTGGAATGGCATCGGGATCGACCTGGGCTGGTTATTCCTTGTCATGGGTCTCTTGATCGGTGGTGCAGTCTTCCCTGCCGCCTTCACTGTGCTGTGGAAAGGTCAGACGCGGTTGGGTGCCATCAGTGGAGCCATCGGTGGCCTAATTGCCGGTCTAACCGCATGGTTGGTCGAGGCTAAGGTACACTATGGAACCATCAGCGTGGAGACAACTGGTGGCTCTTATCCCACACTCGCCGGCAACATGGCTGGCGTGCTAACTggcctcatcctcacccTAACAATCTCATGGCTCAAACCAGATGACTTCGATTGGGAGAAAACACGCGCCATCAATGCTCCAGGACCCGGACGCCCCCAACCGGGAGCCGAAGAAGACTCCGTCAACGTCCCCAACGAGTCCGGCCCCCAAGCAGCCCGTGATGAGGAAAAAGATACGCTCGAAGACTTAGCTATCACCGACGACCCCAAAACTTTACAAAAGACTTTCATCGTCGCCGTGACCCTTTCCGGCATTTTATCGTTCATTATGGATTTCGTCATCCCAATTCCTATGTTTTTGAGCCATTATATCTTCTCAAGAAATTTTTTCACCGCCTGGGTGGTCATCTCTTTTATCTGGGTGTTCTGTGCATTCTTCCTATGCGGAATTTTGCCAATCGTGGAAACAAGGTCGTTCTGGAGAAGACTCCCCAAGCTGCTTTTCcagaaagggaaggggaagcCCGATGTTGTCTATGGCCAGGGATCGGATGATGGATCATCGGAGTTGGTGGCACCGACGTCAAAGGCATGA
- a CDS encoding uncharacterized protein (ID:PFLUO_006647-T1.cds;~source:funannotate) translates to MGFLGHHDLAPVPEPLAIFDQFVSREPQTLVLKEKVLSVSGDSFDIKLASGEPILKVHGSWISLSGRKKVDDIHGQHLFDIVKEHLHIHSTYAIEDTHKKKIVEVKNSFTLRGSKATATFTASNGKAGTFQMKGGWFDHSADIVETTSGQNQTVARIDRKLLTGRDLVFGQQTYAVVVAPGVDAALIAALCICFDEKNHED, encoded by the exons ATGGGATTCCTAGGCCACCACGATCTCGCTCCCGTCCCCGAGCCTCTCGCGATATTCGACCAATTCGTCTCGAGGGAGCCGCAGACTCTAGTCCTGAAAGAAAAAGTGCTCTCCGTCTCCGGGGACAGCTTCGACATCAAGCTCGCCAGCGGAGAGCCGATTCTGAAAGTGCATGGATCCTGGATCTCGCTTTCCGGTCGCAAGAAGGTCGACGATATCCATGGCCAGCATCTCTTTGACATCGTCAAGGAGCATCTCCACATCCATTCGACTTATGCGATTGAAGATACGCATAAGAAGAAGATTGTTGAGGTCAAGAATAGTTTTACTT TGCGCGGCTCGAAAGCCACCGCCACTTTCACTGCTTCGAACGGCAAGGCGGGGACTTTCCAGATGAAAGGCGGCTGGTTCGATCATAGTGCCGATATTGTGGAAACAACAAGCGGCCAGAACCAGACGGTGGCTCGCATCGACCGGAAACTACTTACCGGCCGGGACCTTGTTTTTGGGCAGCAGACGTACGCCGTCGTCGTGGCACCTGGTGTAGACGCGGCATTAATCGCCGCCTTGTGTATCTGCTTCGATGAGAAGAACCATGAGGACTAG
- a CDS encoding uncharacterized protein (ID:PFLUO_006649-T1.cds;~source:funannotate) has translation MMLKRRVDVELEDEMSGESAATMARASLGTGCDIAAKRHLLCTSWVPENRDEDESVDQMTLPNMSPTNKSQCNIPP, from the coding sequence ATGATGCTCAAACGACGCGTGGACGTGGAGCTAGAGGATGAAATGAGCGGCGAGTCAGCGGCAACGATGGCGCGCGCCAGTCTTGGCACTGGCTGCGATATCGCCGCGAAACGGCATCTGCTGTGTACCTCCTGGGTCCCAGAGAACCGAGACGAAGACGAGTCGGTCGACCAAATGACTCTGCCAAACATGTCCCCGACGAATAAATCCCAGTGCAACATCCCTCCGTGA
- a CDS encoding uncharacterized protein (ID:PFLUO_006648-T1.cds;~source:funannotate), with protein sequence MILLHNRDRPSSAASWAWRRLMRFVVIFVCIAAFTALIWPTIEPQNPPMHQASNITISADVKCELDESLLLKLEIKKLADFTRREIVVDFTDEEVPMTQKLDQPLWDPSKGKGKSNDHTLMEQPQDGCSIPLPVSVKLPPKPAMADASHIDFGVATTVDRLNDSLNAFEHWAAYTRTRIFAMVEPDERIPLVQAKADAMGINLHVHVSEDDYLRRYFALVPLLEKNMRPQTKWGCIIDDDTFFLSMPALVKALGEYDHTQPMYIGGISEGVPQIGVFGVMAFGGAGVFLSRPLVSDLVTVYDECQLMNFSGDRRIAYCIYQYTQTRLTIDHRLRQLDLMVDASGFFEAGRVPPLSVHHWKSWFHADMTKLGVISSLCGDECLLRQWHFSDGFILTNGFSVIRYSQMLEPGDLTMEMTWDGHNGAGLDMYLHELGPLRPRDDDKISYLLQDSEVDEITGRVTQWYIQRDTRRGDKVLELSWQKR encoded by the coding sequence ATGATTCTTCTCCACAATCGCGACCGGCCATCCTCGGCCGCCTCCTGGGCATGGAGGCGGTTAATGCGGTTTGTGGTGATCTTCGTCTGCATCGCCGCGTTTACCGCTTTAATCTGGCCGACCATCGAGCCACAAAACCCGCCGATGCACCAGGCTAGTAATatcaccatctccgccgatGTCAAGTGCGAGCTCGACGAGAGTTTGCTGCTCAAGCTCGAGATCAAGAAACTGGCCGACTTCACCCGGCGGGAAATCGTGGTGGACTTCACCGACGAAGAGGTCCCCATGACCCAGAAACTAGACCAGCCCTTGTGGGATCCCTCgaagggcaagggcaagagcaACGATCACACATTGATGGAGCAGCCGCAGGACGGATGCTCGATTCCCCTCCCGGTGTCGGTCAAGCTCCCCCCTAAGCCCGCAATGGCCGATGCGTCGCATATCGATTTTGGTGTGGCGACCACCGTGGACAGACTGAACGATTCGCTCAATGCGTTCGAACACTGGGCTGCGTATACGCGGACTCGGATCTTTGCCATGGTGGAGCCAGATGAGCGGATTCCTCTAGTCCAGGCCAAGGCGGATGCCATGGGCATCAATCTCCATGTTCACGTGTCGGAGGATGACTACCTCCGCCGATATTTTGCGCTAGTTCCGCTGTTGGAAAAGAATATGCGCCCCCAGACCAAATGGGGCTGCATTATCGACGATGATACCTTTTTCCTGTCCATGCCCGCGCTGGTGAAAGCGCTAGGCGAATACGACCACACTCAGCCGATGTACATTGGCGGTATATCCGAGGGCGTCCCGCAGATCGGAGTGTTTGGAGTGATGGCATTTGGAGGCGCAGGCGTCTTCTTGTCGCGCCCACTGGTGTCAGATTTGGTCACCGTGTACGACGAGTGTCAGCTGATGAATTTCTCCGGTGACCGTCGCATTGCCTACTGCATCTACCAATACACCCAAACCCGACTGACCATCGACCACCGCCTGCGCCAGCTGGACCTGATGGTGGACGCATCTGGGTTCTTCGAGGCGGGCCGAGTACCCCCTTTGTCCGTGCACCACTGGAAGTCGTGGTTCCACGCCGACATGACCAAGCTCGGCGTCATTTCCAGTCTTTGTGGGGATGAGTGTCTCCTACGCCAGTGGCACTTCAGCGACGGCTTCATCCTGACCAACGGTTTTTCCGTGATCCGCTACTCCCAAATGCTCGAGCCGGGCGACCTTACCATGGAGATGACTTGGGACGGGCACAACGGTGCCGGCCTGGATATGTATCTCCACGAGCTCGGCCCTCTGCGTCCCCGAGACGACGACAAGATCAGCTATCTGCTCCAGGACAGCGAGGTGGACGAAATCACCGGCCGAGTCACGCAATGGTATATCCAGCGAGACACGAGACGAGGTGATAAAGTTCTAGAGCTGTCCTGGCAGAAGCGGTGA
- a CDS encoding uncharacterized protein (ID:PFLUO_006646-T1.cds;~source:funannotate) translates to MPSKGITIYTYISIEGYEVEFTVPKQAVRNTAADNFTSKDLEVESSNIPGMKHFTGRFEWNLLHHGAVIASAYCDINALTGKLEGGTMAATVDCKAIVTDEAIITYGFYDAGHGEVGLTNRDQCYVTVCSIANRFWMGTVAPPGSAAAQKPFSRFVLAAPHDDGMNSMTSCDAVFQHLNGDMVADLRKIAPTLRYFDHLPDHMLLEKLPHIVYGLSITQKKDVPSMLALGARYFEFRPAKLVPLFQKLSVLPNRFYFQHACIPGLAFDEFLDQLVAFLDEFQTEVLTIHIRWDNIVKECQLPTEQEVHELLTTACNKATRQRLTWGGSECFQRPIDELRNSGTRLICVVHADKYDSWTAEAYATLDAKPIIDRFESMHTAGQESSDLTVLQCQATSQSIKDVLVYSVLSADAASSCLTSTKAALDMMTLPWIRKNALQRLQANKTIVIMNDFIDGATIDTSIALSRQRLAA, encoded by the coding sequence ATGCCAAGCAAAGGAATCACGATCTACACTTACATCTCCATTGAGGGATACGAGGTCGAGTTCACCGTGCCGAAGCAGGCAGTGCGCAACACGGCGGCTGATAACTTCACCTCCAAGGACCTCGAGGTTGAGTCGTCCAATATCCCCGGGATGAAGCATTTCACTGGTCGTTTCGAGTGGaacctcctccaccatggtGCTGTTATTGCAAGTGCTTACTGTGATATCAACGCCCTCACGGGCAAGCTGGAAGGCGGCACAATGGCCGCCACAGTGGACTGCAAGGCTATTGTCACCGACGAAGCGATCATCACATATGGCTTCTACGACGCCGGCCATGGAGAGGTTGGGCTTACCAACCGCGACCAGTGCTATGTGACGGTCTGTTCGATCGCGAATCGCTTTTGGATGGGGACCGTAGCACCACCCGGATCGGCGGCGGCCCAGAAACCTTTTTCGCGCTTCGTGCTCGCGGCCCCCCACGACGATGGCATGAACAGTATGACCAGCTGCGATGCTGTGTTCCAGCACCTTAATGGAGACATGGTGGCTGATCTGCGCAAGATCGCGCCCACGCTGCGTTATTTTGATCACCTGCCAGACCACATGCTGCTGGAGAAACTGCCGCACATCGTCTACGGCCTTTCCATTacccagaagaaggatgtGCCCAGCATGCTAGCACTGGGGGCGCGGTACTTTGAATTCCGTCCGGCGAAACTTGTCCCACTCTTTCAGAAACTCTCGGTGTTGCCGAACAGGTTCTACTTTCAACACGCGTGTATCCCAGGCCTTGCTTTTGACGAATTCCTCGACCAGCTAGTCGCCTTTCTTGACGAGTTCCAGACGGAGGTCTTGACTATCCACATTCGTTGGGATAATATCGTAAAGGAGTGCCAATTACCGACGGAGCAGGAGGTTCACGAGCTGTTGACTACCGCTTGCAACAAGGCAACTCGCCAGCGTTTGACATGGGGTGGCAGCGAGTGCTTCCAGCGACCGATCGACGAGCTCCGGAATAGCGGCACCCGGCTGATCTGTGTTGTTCATGCAGACAAGTATGACAGCTGGACAGCCGAGGCGTATGCGACCCTGGACGCAAAGCCCATCATCGACCGGTTCGAATCTATGCACACAGCCGGGCAGGAGAGCAGTGACTTGACCGTGCTGCAATGCCAGGCAACCTCACAATCAATAAAGGATGTCTTGGTATACAGTGTCTTATCTGCCGACGCGGCATCTTCGTGCTTAACGTCGACCAAGGCTGCCTTGGACATGATGACACTTCCTTGGATTCGGAAGAATGCTCTCCAGCGACTCCAAGCCAACAAGACAATTGTCATCATGAATGATTTTATCGACGGGGCGACTATCGATACGTCTATTGCGTTGTCGCGGCAGAGGCTAGCCGCGTAG